The following are from one region of the Heliangelus exortis chromosome 2, bHelExo1.hap1, whole genome shotgun sequence genome:
- the LOC139793595 gene encoding lymphocyte antigen 6E → MKALLLAVLAAVLCVERAHTLICFSCSDASSNWACLKPVKCGENENHCVTTYVGVGFGSKSGQSISKGCSPICPSAGINLGIAAASVYCCDSFLCNISGSSSVKASYTVLALGILVSFIYILRARE, encoded by the exons ATGAAGGCTCTCTTGCTCGCTGTGCTGGCTGCGGTGCTGTGCGTGGAAAGAG CCCACACACtcatctgcttttcctgctcGGATGCATCTTCCAACTGGGCCTGTCTGAAGCCTGTCAAGTGTGGAGAGAATGAAAACCACTGCGTGACGACGTACGTCGGAGTGGGATTTG GCAGCAAGTCTGGCCAATCCATCTCCAAAGGATGTTCTCCCATTTGCCCCAGCGCCGGGATTAACCTCGGCATCGCGGCCGCCTCCGTTTACTGCTGCGACTCCTTCCTCTGCAACATCAGTGGTTCCAGCAGTGTGAAAGCCAGCTACACAGTCCTGGCCTTGGGAATTCTGGTTAGCTTCATCTACATCCTCAGGGCTCGGGAATGA